DNA from Variovorax sp. V213:
ATAGTCGAGCCCCAGCTTCTTCATGGTGCCGGGCTTGAAGTTCTCGCTCACGATGTCGGCCGTGGCGACGAGGCGCAGCGCAGCCTCCACGCCTTCGGACGATTTGAGGTCAAGCGCGATGCTCTTCTTGTTGCGGTTGAAGGTCGGGAAGAAGCCCGAACCCGAGCCGAGCAGGCGGCGCGTGCTGTCGCCCTCGAGGGGCTCGACCTTGATCACCTCGGCGCCGAGGTCCGCCAGCAGCAGGCCGCAGGTCGGGCCCATCACCATGTGGGTGAACTCGACGACGCGGATGCCGGCATACGGCAGGGCTTGGGATTCAGGCATGTGGGGTGGTTTCCTGTTGGACAAAGCCCTTGGGCAGGCCGGCTTCGGGCGTCATGCCGTAGACCGGTTCGCCGGGCAGGCCGGCGATGAGCGGCGCGCGCGCCGCGATGAGCCTTTCAATGTCGATGCCGGTGCGCACGCCCATGGCCTCGAACATGAAGACGAGATCTTCGGTCACGGCATTGCCCGAGGCGCCGGGCGCGTAGGGACAGCCGCCGAGGCCGCCGAGCGAGGCGTCGAAGGTGCGCACGCCCTCGTCCCACGCGGCAAGGCAGTTGGCAATGCCGAGGCCACGCGTGTTGTGCATGTGGGCGGCGCCGGCGTGCCGGCCGAGCTCGGCGCGCAACCGCTTGAAGAGCCGGCGCACCTGCGCGGGATTGGCATAGCCCACGGTGTCGGAAAGACCGGCTTCGTCGGCACCGGCCTCGATGCATTGCGCAGCCAGGCGGATCACGTCGTCTTCGGGCACCAGCCCCTGCAGCGTGCAGCCGAAGGCGGTGGAGATGCCGGCTTCGAGCTTCACCCGCGGCGCGATGGCGCGGCGCAGATCTGAAATGGCGCGTACCTCTTCGACCATTTCGGTCGGGGTCTTGCGCACGTTGGCCAGCGAATGCGCCACGCTGGCCGAGACCGGCATGGTGAGCTTGTGCACGCCGGCTTCGAGCGCGGCCTCTGCGCCCCTGCGGTTGGGCACCAGCGCCATCACCACGAGGCCGGGCAGCGTGACGGCGTGGCGCACCACCTCGGCGGCGTCGGCCATCTGCGGCA
Protein-coding regions in this window:
- a CDS encoding hydroxymethylglutaryl-CoA lyase; the encoded protein is MTSPDVLISEVGPRDGLQSVKATMPTADKLRWIDALHAAGVREIEVASFVPAKLLPQMADAAEVVRHAVTLPGLVVMALVPNRRGAEAALEAGVHKLTMPVSASVAHSLANVRKTPTEMVEEVRAISDLRRAIAPRVKLEAGISTAFGCTLQGLVPEDDVIRLAAQCIEAGADEAGLSDTVGYANPAQVRRLFKRLRAELGRHAGAAHMHNTRGLGIANCLAAWDEGVRTFDASLGGLGGCPYAPGASGNAVTEDLVFMFEAMGVRTGIDIERLIAARAPLIAGLPGEPVYGMTPEAGLPKGFVQQETTPHA